A genome region from Pelodiscus sinensis isolate JC-2024 chromosome 27, ASM4963464v1, whole genome shotgun sequence includes the following:
- the LAMTOR5 gene encoding ragulator complex protein LAMTOR5 isoform X2 yields MEGTLEQHLEDTMKNPSIVGILCTDSQGLNLGCRGTLSDEHAGVISVLAQQAAKLTSDPTDVPVVCLESDNGNIMIQKHDGITVAVHKMAS; encoded by the exons atggaGGGGACGCTGGAGCAGCACCTGGAAGACAC AATGAAGAATCCATCAATAGTTGGAATCCTGTGCACAGATTCACAGGGCCTGAATCTTGGCT GTCGGGGAACCCTTTCAGATGAACATGCAGGCGTGATATCAGTGCTAGCCCAGCAGGCAGCCAAACTAACTTCAGATCCTACTGATGTTCCTGTTGTGTGTCTGGAGTCAGATAACGG AAATATCATGATCCAGAAGCATGATGGCATCACTGTGGCAGTGCACAAAATGGCATCTTGA
- the LAMTOR5 gene encoding ragulator complex protein LAMTOR5 isoform X1: protein MLKLLISGFVFIRMKNPSIVGILCTDSQGLNLGCRGTLSDEHAGVISVLAQQAAKLTSDPTDVPVVCLESDNGNIMIQKHDGITVAVHKMAS from the exons ATGCTTAAATTGCTGATCTCAGGTTTTGTCTTTATTAGAATGAAGAATCCATCAATAGTTGGAATCCTGTGCACAGATTCACAGGGCCTGAATCTTGGCT GTCGGGGAACCCTTTCAGATGAACATGCAGGCGTGATATCAGTGCTAGCCCAGCAGGCAGCCAAACTAACTTCAGATCCTACTGATGTTCCTGTTGTGTGTCTGGAGTCAGATAACGG AAATATCATGATCCAGAAGCATGATGGCATCACTGTGGCAGTGCACAAAATGGCATCTTGA